Within the Erigeron canadensis isolate Cc75 chromosome 6, C_canadensis_v1, whole genome shotgun sequence genome, the region aaactatagctagcttcaaaatcatctacccatgtctcacatctacctgctcactattgttgaacctgagggcacaacacatttaaaaaagcaagtgttagctaacgaattagctaagtaagataacacataagttataaaacgtttgtccatttaaaacattatataaaagtcatattaagtcgttaaggcacatatcctcaaacatatcattacacttacatatcatatcatcaacatcattcatattaggatgggtcatcctaaatgtgcctagtcatcttttgcatcatcacatatcacatttgaacatctttataattgagacaaaagtcacgcatctcatataacatatgtatctcgttaagtgtgacataagtcgcacccgactagatgaaccaccattcagtagtacatcaatgtcgttaaggaatggcaaaccaatccaggagtaattcgtatgttcaatgacaatggggctggtaagacctcccgtattactcttcacgttgtaccatgttgcaaggagccacccaagcaaccacatcaacgcacttaaccgggctagggcaagtacgggttaagcttaacactttcgcatcaaatttacgagctcgatttcacatcacatatagtttaggtgtttacacaacctaaacaatcatcacatatacatcttttatgtttgggcccttaaacgtgcacgtgtcatggcaacttaataagtctagtgaactagatgtacaagccatgtaatcatgcacatttcacatatcatcaacatatatcacatttcaattcatctcaagacattacatagcatcTCATGGCATTTTATCTaaaaacatatcatatcattgcatatcatAACAATACATATCATCTCATGTCATTACATAACAAtacatatcatctcatatcattgggGTAACATTTCAGGCTTCATTAttcatctacatagcccatattaCCTCTCGTATAATCCCGATTAACCATAAGTAAACAAGATATCAattgggaagttattatatgaaaactatgtttttgttgaaccctcagcgtgtcaaagtagtgtatcttacctcgtagaagcacacaacaaatgataacgtaagttaccgagctttgcaagtattcccgactacctataatcattaaacgacataatgagatATCAATTACCCACtatttatggtcatgactcaagcctagatacctataaatatcacccatgacaagacttgatgcatcggaggttcgtttaatactttagagcttacataactcgacggaacatggaaatcactcactaaattaacctttctgtaaACTGGACATCATCCTCAACTTTAAAAAGCATTACCATttgaaagtagactctctcacgattccatGGATAGCTTATTcctcaaaaacggagttacggttcaaaagttatggtcgtctaaaaatgttaacaaaaatcagtccctaacgggtgttacgaatatttgtaacgggagttacgcacctaacgggagttatgaaaatttgtaacAGGAATTACAGTGGAGGTGTTATCGCAattacccagctaacgggagttacacaaccgtaacggcagttacgacgaccagtcgtgaaaaacaaccccaaaacctaaccaaacacatctcaaacaactttaaaacatctccaggtcttatgaacatcaaatacacttaaaataagaccaaaatcactcATTGAAAATACCAATTAATCTTTGAATCATTTACCACATAAATCAATCATTGAATCACCCAAATAACATGAAATCGGTAACCGTTTAATcaattaacccaacccaaaccccatggcttggattgaatactcatctatgacTCATAAAATCAGATTTCAAAGAGAATattacctatattacctgtagaaGACTTAGGGGATTCAAGATCTTAACAAAACTCGATTGAAACGGCACGAAACGATGAGATCTTGAAAGAAACTTGCAAGGAGAGGGAGGGAGGATCAGCTGGGGTATTTTTCACGTATGTCCTGAAGTTGTGACAATTAGGGATACCTAATTGCACCTTAACCCCTGGCCATTAACTCCTAATCTTACACTTAGGGACCCTTAACTTCTAAACTTGACTTTCTTAGCTTAATTCACCTTCCGGGAGACTTAACGATCTAACAAGCACTTAACTTTCATAACGTTGctttaattactttcattataCATCATATTAATCATTTCACATAAAACACATAAGAATTTAATCGCATAATCACATATAGGGCATATAACCTTAACGAACCTAACGTTGACTAACGGTCAAGCCAATAAGTCAAACTCGAAaattttgggatgttacataaCCCGTCAAACACGCAtactatttttagttttatataaaaattatacatatgatACGTATTAGTGGattttaaaactcaaaatatcaAATCGTTTACGTATTATGTTTAGAGTTTTGTTCCAATCTTAATGCTTCATTCCTAATTTATAGCCCATTGATTATTTGTTTCCAATTTACATAACAATATTACTTTAATTTGACCGTTcgtttaaattttttaacattctaCCGTTATCATCTCTTTCAACCGTTATCATAATTTTAAGGTGATATAGAATCCTTGGATCTACCCGTGAACTTGTATAACCGCGGATAACCGACATGAATCATATATTTTACCCGTTTGCGGATACCTGCGAATTGACGGATCAAGAAAAACCCGCGGACATAGTAACAGGAAAGAGGTATCCGCACCCGCTACTCGCGGGTGACATCCCATAGTCAAGATTGACTAGACACACCACTAACCGGCAACAATAGTTATATACTGTATCACAGTAAAACTTACCATTTGGGCCTAAGAAATCCTTTTAATGGGCCtgaagaaaaaggaagaaagaaaaagaatccctttttttttttttaactaaccaAAGCCAAAAACCCTCAACTGTCACTTTCCGATCAACATtctgttattgttgttgttctCACTGTTTGTCATCATTTCTTCGATTCACACTCACACACACTCTTCAAACCCTACAACAacacattttatattttctataattaaaaccctaaccctaaactctttgcattttttgttaattatacTAATTTACTATACACAAATGACTTCCGATTCttccgccgccgccaccaccgccgtcGCCTCCCGTACTTTGCCGTGGTCTCAGGTTGTTCGAGGCGGAGCTGAGCCGGAGCCTGTCTCTTCGTCGTCTGTTTTGCTGGAGCAAAACCTTGTGGTTACTGATCAGACTACAGAAATGAAGCCGCCGGCGGCGGCGGCGACGACGACGACGGTCACGGCGGCGGAGATGGCGGAGGAGGCGGTGGTTGTTGTGAGTCAGTCTGATGGCAATGCGAGTGGTGTAATGAAGTCTGCTTGGAATAAGCAACCTCTTCCTTCTTTGGTGTCTAATGGTGGTGGTGTAATTGGAGGTGCCTCTTCTTGGCCTGCGCTTTCGGAATCGTTATCGAAATCATCGGAGTCGTATGGATCGTCTTCGGTCAGTGTTTCGCAGGTGAgctaactaatttttttttaaaattctttatttgtgaaaaatgaaataatgtgTTATTGTACTTATAATGTTGCTTTATTGTTGCCTATTAGATAATCTattgattttatcatttgtaaTACGCATAGTGATATATCAAATTAAATACGAGGGTGTTTGGGACTACGAGTGTTGAAATGCTAATCGGTTTTGAGTTAGaacctttttatgcattttacaCTGAAGTTAGAACCTTTATGTGCATCATTGGAGGTGTTTATTTAAAACACACTTTTGTGAACAACCACCTAGAAGATATGCAATCCCAAGGAAAAAAATATCCATGATATGTTGCATTCAATATCCTTTTGATGTTTTATGTGAAATACAATTCATACCTTGTCTTATAATCTGTGCTATTTATTAGATACAATGGTTACTGGTAGTTCTAAACTGATTCAAATGGGTATTTGGTTTTGTACAGGCACCCGTAATAACACAACCGTCATCAAAACCTGTAAAATCTAACACAAGTCATCACTCTAATCAAAACCATGCTCGCCCTGCTTGGCACAAGTCGATGAAGaaaggcggtggtggtggtgcagGGGGTGGTTACAATCAGCCGCCACCATCTCttccacctccaccaccaccaatgcCACCATATCCTCTTTTTGATCTGTCATATGGTGGTTTTGTACCAGCAGTTTTAGATTCTGGGGTCAGGGAGCAATCTCCATATAATGGCAGCAATCTTGTACCTAGACCAATGGCTAGTGTTGGGTCTCACTCACGTCCCCCTCATGATCAGCCGTCAAATAGGAAGAGGAATAACTTTGGGCCCCGACCTCGAGGTGAGGGAGGGTCGTATGTTAACAATGGCCATGGAGGCAGGCGAGATCAACATGATCGCGATTGGCGTGGTCCGCGAAGCCATGGTGTTATGCCACATCAAGGGGCTCCTCCACCTCCCCCTCCTCCTAGAGGATATGTACCACAACCTCACCTGGGTCCTGCTCCTTTTATTGCTCCCCAGCCCATAAGACCATTTGGAGCCCCCATGGGCTACGGTAAGTTCTTAGGAAGTGTTTTTTGCGTTTTAAGGGACTTTTGGATGTGCTTGAAATTGATCGGGTGATGTTGAGTAAGTAAAATCAGATAACAAACAATAAAGAAACAGGCTCTAGAAGATACCTAAGTAGTCTAATAATAAGATGTTTGAATGTTTGATGAGCAGTGTTAGTAATTTAGTCTAAGAACTTGATAGATTAAATGACTAAATAAGGACATCTTTTATGAATACAGGCAAATGTTCTGTGTAGAGTTAGTAAAAGTCCCTCAAGTTGGGTCCTAAGTATTGTTAATAAGTAATTTGTGTACCATCAAGTCATCTGTTTTGTTGCAGCCGGTACCAAACTAATTTATTATCCAAAATTAGGTCCTTGATcactaaattattaaattactgTTAGCAAATTCTGTTTATCTAAACTTTAGTTAGGCGATTATTATCGTTACTTCAGTAATAGCTACAAAATGGAACAACAGAATACAAACACCCAGATGAAAGTAGTTTGCTTAACTATTGCAACTTGAAGTagcaatatatttttttggtgaTGGTTTGGATATGTCTGTTTCTTTGCTATTCCTTTATGCTGATTAGTCATGTAACCCTTGGGTCCCTCTATCAGGGACTTTTGCATGTAACAATTTGGGgtttatctaataaaattttTAGTTGTAAAGAAAAATAAGTAATAATTCTTTCGTATTTTGGTAATTTACTGGTGCTTATGATTACATGGACTATTCCTGGGTGAGTTTAATTGTTTAAAGATAATCAGTTAGATGGTATCTGCTGTAGTATTGATTTTCAAAGGATAGTGTAATGTTACTTATATGCACTTATTACTTACCACTAACTTTAAAGAATCAGAAATTACGAAGCACTTACTAGTCACTAGAATAAGAAAATGAATATTTCAGTTTTAAGGAGTTAAAACCAGAAACATATCCAAACAGTATCTCGTGCAACACATTTATTATGACTGATTATTAATACAACACATGAAAACACCCCTCTTTGTGTGATTCTTTTGGCTTATGTTAGTTGGAAGAAGCTGGGATTATAGATTAACTTTCACTTCATGCAGATATGCCACCACCATTTGTTTATGTTCCAGCACTGCCTCCAGAGTCTTACAGGGGCGCACCCATTCTCCCTCGTGCACCTCCACCTCCTATGTACATCCCTGTTATGGAACCACCATTGTCTGTGTTGATTCAACATCAGATTGAGTATTATTTTAGGTATGTAACTTATTTTAGGTTATCATTGTTATGTAACAGCGCCCATACCCTGCGCAGGGATTGGGTTCTGTTGTTGTATTGTTATGTAACAGCGCATGTTCTGACATAATTTTTTTCACCCACAGTGATGCCAATCTGGTGAAAGATAATTACCTGCGGTCAAACATGGATGAAGAAGGTTGGGTGCCTGTCTCTTTAATTGCTGGATTTCGTCGAGTAagtgttattttgttttgttattagatGGAGCAAAAGGAACTCAAATCATCCATATTCCATTACTTAATTTATGCTAGACTTTTTCTTTAGTTGTCCTTGGCTGATACTTCTGAAGCAAAGGGGTAGATCTTTTTTCAGTTTATGCTTTGCATTCATAAATTGGGATTGATATAAACTTCTTTAGGTCGTCGTATAGACTGTAAACTTGTTTGATATTGGAtctgaattttaattaaataatgtgGTGGATACTATAGGAATAATCTTAACTGCGAGTTTGTGAAAGCTCCTAATGTAAGAATGTAGTGACtagtttcatcttttttttaagggttcacctctttctctttttcaaaaatcatcccttttctttgtttcttttacTACTTATATAGATTTTCGTGTCTGAAATTGTAGCTGCTTTTGAATTTAAAGAGTTTTCTTGCTGCAATCCATTTTGATACCGTTGGGGGTTGTTTGGCTCTCAGAATGTATAGGAATTTGGTGGAATGGAATTTAGAAGTTTCTATGTTAACCTAACATGACAAGGAAGAACATGTAAATTTCATTCCATTAAATTCCCGTttattctgtgaaccaaacggtCCCTTAATGTTTTGGCAGTTTCTTCATTCTATGAGtttttaatatagttttacAATTTCTCAAGGAAACAAGTTATTATGCAGGAACTATTGATTGCCATAGACACTAAAATCTTTCCACCATTCTGTTTAATGATATGTTGATGATTGTCGATAGTTTTATATTTGCAATAAGTGTAGTTGTTGCTAGATATTAGGCTTAAGATTTATATTTAGAGAAGAAGTTTTGTTTCATTAAGAAAATATTAGTGGCAAATTTACTTGGCAAAAAGAGTAAccatttgttttcttccttccatgcctttttcattttttcttttgtctAATGAGTTGGAACTGTATTGccgtgtttgtgtgtgtatgttttaCATAGATGCCTCGACTATAGAATGTGAGCTTTCTGTAGAATGTGTGAGCTTGCACAGCGAGACACTTGAATCATTTTCAAGAGTTTTGGTTTGTAGAAGCTTTGTGAATCTTTAATTTCTAGGGTAACCATGGCCAAGGGATGACAAAACAAAGTATGAATTTCTAGGACTTGGTCTATCCATTTTTTAGACATTTGTTTTCACACATCAGTTTACAATTGTGATGTTGATTTTGAGCTTATATCACTATAATGTCTGAACAatccttttcctttttctcttgTTAGTTACAATGTTCTTTGTCCAGAGTGTAagcaaaaattatattttcacACATTGTTATAGCTATTTATGCATAAATGGATCAAGATTGAGTTATAATTTCTTATTTTCTACCCATTCAAATTGGTAAACATAGAAAACTATTGCTATCATGTAAACGTGtcgaaaaacaaaaacaaaatttctaTAAAGTAGAGGCGGCAGTTTCCATTCAAATTATTTTCAAACTGTATAACTACAAGGCCCTGTTAGTTGTAGTGAATAAAATGAGAGACTAATTATGGTACTTCACTCGTATATGTAATGATATTCAATACTTCTACTATATTATAAACCCAAGTTCTTTTAGCGTGGTACAATTTCGAAATGTCTATCTAGTGTACTACCTTTCTTTATAGAAGCGTGGTACAATTTCTCGGTGACAGTTAATGTATTCTCTATATATGTTTGTAGCTGTTGTAACAGAATAGGTGTTTTTATGTGATGTGCATGTCATTTGACATGTCCTTCACTTACAGGTGGCAATATGGGTTAAGTTTAGTAGGGCCAGATAACAAGCCAAAATGGGTTGGTGGCCGAGTGGTTATTTTTTAATGCAGGCGGTTAGTTGGGCTAACTCGCAAacgttttttgttcattttttagAGTTAATATTCAAAGTATCAAAAATGATATTATGATATCATAACACTTGTTGATCTGAATGTTGAATGAACTCATATAAAAAACACATTGAGTAACTTCACTTGCAACATCTTACCGCTTCCTTTTTTAGCTACAGTCTTTGCTTTGATCCATAAAAGATGAATATTGACCCAAATTAGCCACCTCTATTTTTGCTATG harbors:
- the LOC122606029 gene encoding la-related protein 1B-like produces the protein MTSDSSAAATTAVASRTLPWSQVVRGGAEPEPVSSSSVLLEQNLVVTDQTTEMKPPAAAATTTTVTAAEMAEEAVVVVSQSDGNASGVMKSAWNKQPLPSLVSNGGGVIGGASSWPALSESLSKSSESYGSSSVSVSQAPVITQPSSKPVKSNTSHHSNQNHARPAWHKSMKKGGGGGAGGGYNQPPPSLPPPPPPMPPYPLFDLSYGGFVPAVLDSGVREQSPYNGSNLVPRPMASVGSHSRPPHDQPSNRKRNNFGPRPRGEGGSYVNNGHGGRRDQHDRDWRGPRSHGVMPHQGAPPPPPPPRGYVPQPHLGPAPFIAPQPIRPFGAPMGYDMPPPFVYVPALPPESYRGAPILPRAPPPPMYIPVMEPPLSVLIQHQIEYYFSDANLVKDNYLRSNMDEEGWVPVSLIAGFRRVQNLTSDIQMILSCLRDSAVVEVQGETVRRRNDWAKWVQPSTNTNIPADSSSQSSHADPDGSVIETSLQKLVLDESKTVQQNTIDTNVTQSKEEALDIYSSGLTDSLELANGEVTNGDQSMNAKSSTSS